A window from Eubalaena glacialis isolate mEubGla1 chromosome 1, mEubGla1.1.hap2.+ XY, whole genome shotgun sequence encodes these proteins:
- the LOC133098317 gene encoding small ribosomal subunit protein eS4, X isoform-like — MARGPKKHLNCVETPKHWMLDKLTSVFAPCPSTSPHKLKECLPLPIFLRNRHKYALTEDEVKICMQGFIKIDGKVRTDITYPDGFMDVISIDKTGENFRLIHDTKDRFAIHHITPEEAKYKLCKVRKIFVGTKGIPHLVTHGAHTISYPDPLVKVNDTIQIDLETGKINDFVKFDTGNLSMVTGDANLGRIGVITNQKRHSVSFDIVHVKDASGNSFAIWLSNIFVIGKNNKPWISLPQGRGICLTIAEKRDKRLEAKQSSG, encoded by the coding sequence ATGGCTCGTGGTCCCAAGAAGCACCTGAATTGTGTAGAAACTCCAAAGCATTGGATGCTGGATAAACTGACTAGTGTGTTTGCTCCTTGTCCGTCTACAAGTCCCCACAAGCTGAAGGAATGTCTCCCCCTACCCATTTTCCTAAGGAACAGACATAAGTATGCCTTAACAGAAGATGAAGTAAAGATCTGCATGCAGGGTTTCATTAAGATTGATGGCAAGGTTCGCACTGATATAACCTACCCTGATGGTTTTATGGATGTCATCAGTATTGACAAGACTGGAGAGAATTTTCGTCTGATCCATGACACCAAGGACCGCTTTGCTATTCATCATATTACACCTGAGGAGGCCAAGTATAAGTTGTGCAAAGTGAGAAAGATCTTTGTGGGCACAAAAGGAATCCCTCATCTGGTGACCCATGGTGCTCATACCATCAGCTACCCTGATCCCCTCGTCAAGGTAAATGACACCATTCAAATTGATTTGGAGACTGGCAAGATTAATGATTTTGTCAAATTTGACACTGGTAACCTGAGCATGGTGACTGGAGATGCTAATCTGGGAAGGATTGGTGTGATCACCAACCAGAAAAGACATTCTGTTTCTTTTGATATAGTTCACGTGAAAGATGCCAGTGGCAACAGCTTTGCCATCTGGCTCTCCAACATTTTCGTTATTGGCAAAAACAACAAACCATGGATCTCTCTTCCCCAGGGAAGGGGTATCTGCCTTACCATTGCTgagaagagagacaagagacTGGAGGCCAAA